A single window of Scylla paramamosain isolate STU-SP2022 chromosome 27, ASM3559412v1, whole genome shotgun sequence DNA harbors:
- the LOC135114358 gene encoding histone H3-like, whose product MARTKQTARKSTGGKAPRKQLATKAARKSAPATGGVKKPHRYRPGTVAFREIRRYQKSTELLIRKLPFQRLVREIAQDFKTDLRFQSSAVMALQEASEAYLVGLFEDTNLCAIHAKRVTIMPKDIQLARRIRGERV is encoded by the coding sequence atggcacgtaccaagcaaacggctcgcaagtccactggtggcaaggcgccccgcaagcagcttgctacaaaggcagctcgcaagtctgctccagccactggaggtgtcaagaaaccccaccgttacaggcctggaaccgttgctttccgtgagatccgccgttatcagaagagcactgagctgcttatcaggaaactgcctttccagcgcctggtgcgtgaaattgctcaggatttcaagactgacctccgcttccagtcctctgctgtcatggctctccaggaagcttccgaggcttacctcgtgggtctgtttgaggataccaacctgtgcgccatccatgccaagcgcgtgactatcatgccaaaggacatccaactggctcgtcgcatccgtggcgagcgtgtctaa
- the LOC135114362 gene encoding histone H2B-like: MPPKASGKAAKKAGKAQKAIAKGDKKKKRRRKESYSIYIYKVLKQVHPDTGVSSKAMSIMNSFVNDIFERIAAEASRLAHYNKRSTITSREIQTVVRLLLPGELAKHAVSEGTKAVTKYTSSK; encoded by the coding sequence atgcctcccaaagcatcaggaaaggctgccaagaaagctggcaaggcacagaaggccattgccaagggcgacaagaagaagaagcgcaggaggaaggagagctactccatctacatctacaaggtgctcaagcaagtccacccagacactggcgtgtcctccaaggccatgtcaatcatgaactcgttcgtgaatgacattttcgagcgcatcgctgccgaggcatcccgcctggcacactataacaagcgctccaccatcaccagccgggaaatccagaccgttgtccgtcttcttctgcctggtgaactggcaaaacacgctgtttctgaaggcaccaaggctgttaccaagtatacctcctccaagtaa
- the LOC135114363 gene encoding histone H4-like, with the protein MTGRGKGGKGLGKGGAKRHRKVLRDNIQGITKPAIRRLARRGGVKRISGLIYEETRGVLKVFLKNVIRDAVTYTEHAKRKTVTAMDVVYALKRQGRTLYGFGG; encoded by the coding sequence atgactggccgcggcaagggaggcaagggtcttggaaagggaggcgccaagcgtcaccgtaaggttctgcgtgataacatccagggaatcaccaagcctgctatccgtcgtctagctcgccgaggtggcgtcaagcgcatctctggtctcatctacgaggagactcgtggggtgctcaaggtgttccttaagaacgttatcagggatgctgtcacctataccgagcacgccaagcgtaagaccgttactgccatggacgttgtctacgccctcaagcgtcagggccgtaccctgtacggatttggtggttaa